In one Elephas maximus indicus isolate mEleMax1 chromosome 9, mEleMax1 primary haplotype, whole genome shotgun sequence genomic region, the following are encoded:
- the C9H9orf43 gene encoding uncharacterized protein C9orf43 homolog: MDLPDANQWDETTCASAVCPHPQCWAALRRIERGHPRLLGSPCKTPLDTEDKLPVLTIVNISDSLRPKRCAQRCLSGFTFAKTHSLLSRGSKFDSKFQGLKSMKGLPDKGLISSTNTPPKVSVLNLNETSPLCPQDVRNMAVIWIPEEPEKHKRSPAEKKPDVTNQDGREKRKKSAVENKSALGSLEKQGMGTQLGRQEMLVPPPSPVHLLKQLHTDSILSWDQIDMLPQDLLKDLLTDEGKIIPSSNMKIELAMMKKRRPLEKSRPESAISSKMFLSVHRLTLQKPGLRHPEHLRKLHNNLMSKASLSEAARSPGPKKQQQQKQQQQQRKVKTLTKKQEVKKKTKSDPGSQNTLHERKVIAVYDPVSGHSSLPDEESDTKQQEQMEIEGPTLKQLRVYQGHTARALFKDATEEPGMDHLEKYPDSFTRHSSTELVKTESTKEDIGTQVEFELESQTSSEEKTPRNLSASIDGTIWNPELKLLRILQATDDEDEENQPSRAQSEGSLRAQAEGISHPIQEQDA; this comes from the exons ATGGACTTGCCAGATGCGAACCAGTGGGATGAAACCACTTGTGCCTCTGCTGTTTGTCCGCATCCGCAATGCTGGGCAGCTCTTCGCAGGATTGAGAGGGGCCACCCTCGATTGCTGGGTTCACCCTGCAAAACTCCCCTGGATACTGAAG ATAAACTCCCAGTGCTCACTATTGTAAATATCTCAGATTCCCTCCGGCCTAAGAGATGTGCTCAGCGTTGTTTATCGGGATTTACCTTTGCTAAGACTCACTCTTTGTTGTCTCGGGGTTCAAAGTTTGACTCCAAATTTCAAG gaCTCAAAAGTATGAAGGGTTTACCTGACAAAGGTTTGATCAGCAGTACTAATACACCTCCCAAA GTTTCAGTGCTGAATTTGAATGAGACATCACCTCTCTGCCCTCAAGATGTTAGAAATATGGCTGTAATCTGGATCCCAGAAGAACCAGAGAAACATAAGAGAAG CCCAGCGGAGAAGAAGCCTGATGTTACCAAccaggatgggagggagaaaagaaagaaatctgcGGTG GAAAACAAGTCAGCTCTGGGTTCCTTGGAAAAGCAGGGCATGGGAACACAGTTAGGAAGACAAGAGATGCTTgtgcctcccccctccccagtgCATTTGCTTAAGCAGTTACACACGGACTCCATACTTTCCTGGGACCAAATCGACATGTTGCCTCAGGATCTGCTGAAGGA CCTTTTGACAGATGAAGGGAAAATCATACCTTCTTCAAATATGAAGATAGAATTGGCCATGATGAAAAAGAGGCGTCCCTTGGAAAAGAGCCGACCTGAAAGTGCAATTTCTTCTAAGATGTTTCTGTCTGTACACCGCCTCACCCTGCAG aaACCAGGGCTGAGACATCCTGAGCATTTGAGGAAATTACATAATAACCTGATGTCAAAAGCTAGCCTTTCTGAGGCTGCCAGATCTCCAG GtcccaagaagcagcagcagcagaagcagcagcagcagcagaggaaggTGAAAACACTCACTAAGAAACAG GaggttaaaaagaaaaccaagagtGATCCAGGGAGTCAGAACACTTTACATGAACGTAAAGTTATCGCCGTTTATGACCCTGTCTCTG GTCACAGTTCTCtgccagatgaggaaagtgatacAAAGCAGCAGGAGCAGATGGAGATAGAAGGACCCACCTTGAAACAGCTGAGAGTGTACCAGGGCCATACTGCTAGGGCCCTGTTTAAG GATGCCACAGAGGAACCAGGGATGGACCACCTTGAGAAATACCCAGACTCCTTCACCAGGCACAGCA GTACTGAATTAGTGAAGACAGAGTCCACTAAGGAGGACATTGGTACTCAGGTAGAATTTGAGCTGGAATCCCAGACTTCCAGTGAAGAGAAGACCCCCAGGAACCTTTCAGCCAGTATAGATGGAACCATCTGGAACCCTGAGCTCAAACTTCTGAGGATTCTTCAGGCCACTGATGATGAGGACGAGGAGAATCAACCCTCCAGGGCACAGAGTGAAGGGTCTCTGAGAGCACAGGCTGAAGGCATCAGCCACCCCATTCAAGAGCAAGATGCTTAA